The following are encoded in a window of Cyprinus carpio isolate SPL01 chromosome A13, ASM1834038v1, whole genome shotgun sequence genomic DNA:
- the LOC109045255 gene encoding LOW QUALITY PROTEIN: eukaryotic translation initiation factor 2-alpha kinase-like (The sequence of the model RefSeq protein was modified relative to this genomic sequence to represent the inferred CDS: inserted 1 base in 1 codon; deleted 1 base in 1 codon), with amino-acid sequence MDRRICDFLRQNGRSKALIIARAVKRDKSTVNRHLYSLQKSNQVFRTTENPPLWDLIEKKSDFEPEQKSQMSKDMCEEKHLIESTVPDGRQVSNSMLSELFEMISKIAEGGYGCIYKVKHKLDGKIYALKQVNLTGNAESEVKALAGLDHPNIVRYITSWLGPANWASNQERNTLGSHQEARDDDDDDDDEDDDADNDDDEDDDDDDDEDEDNNTSGMESLRVTTDSRKYLFIQMEFCVGGTLTDWIQARNHMEIQXEIHKIFSEIITGVEFIHANKFIHRDLKPDNILFGADGKVKIGDFGLVAAQTDQNGDPIERSKRKGTPPYMSPEQENKKNYDEKTDIFPLGLIWFEMLWKISTGMERVKLWSDLRNQRFPEGFSDKYSAESTFIMKMLSYSPEDRPHAKDIKRDLQTFFSLEHDVLSQKTI; translated from the exons ATGGACAGAAGGATCTGTGACTTCCTAAGGCAAAATGGAAGAAGCAAGGCGTTGATAATTGCTAGAGCAGTCAAACGAGATAAATCCACTGTGAACAGACATTTGTACAGCCTTCAGAAATCAAACCAGGTGTTCAGAACTACAGAAAATCCTCCTTTATGGGATCTTATCGAGAAGAAAAGTGACTTCGAACCAGAGCAAAAGTCTCAGATGAGTAAAGACATGTGTGAAGAGAAACATTTGAT TGAATCAACTGTACCAGATGGCAGACAGGTCTCAAATTCAAT GCTATCTGAATTATTTGAAATGATATCAAAGATTGCTGAAGGAGGCTATGGTTGCATTTATAAAGTGAAACATAAACTTGATGGCAAGATCTACGCTTTGAAGCAAGTCAACTTAACTGG GAACGCTGAATCTGAGGTGAAGGCATTGGCTGGACTAGATCACCCAAACATAGTACGCTACATTACATCTTGGCTTGGTCCGGCCAACTGGGCGTCAAACCAAGAAAGAAA CACGTTAGGTTCACATCAGGAAGcgagagatgatgatgatgacgatgatgatgaagatgatgatgctgacaacgatgatgatgaagatgatgatgatgatgatgatgaagatgaggataaCAACACATCAGGAATGGAAAGTCTGCGTGTGACAACAGA cagcaggaaatatttatttattcagatggaGTTCTGTGTGGGAGGAACACTGACTGATTGGATACAGGCGAGAAATCATATGGAAATAC TGGAAATCcacaaaatattttctgaaatcaTCACTGGAGTTGAATTCATCCATGCAAACAAGTTCATCCACAGAGATTTAAAG CCTGATAACATACTGTTTGGTGCTGACGGCAAAGTGAAGATCGGAGACTTTGGGCTGGTGGCGGCTCAGACCGATCAAAAT GGTGACCCTATAGAGAGGTCAAAGAGAAAAGGAACACCACCATATATGAGTCCTGAACAG gaaaataagaagaattatgatgaaaaaactgacatttttcccCTTGGACTCATATGGTTTGAGATGCTCTGGAAAATATCTACTGGTATGGAGAGAGTTAAG cTGTGGTCAGATCTGAGAAATCAAAGGTTTCCAGAAGGGTTCAGTGACAAATATTCAGCTGAA AGTACATTCATCATGAAGATGCTGTCATATTCACCAGAGGACAGGCCTCATGCAAAAGATATAAAAAGAGATCTTCAGACGTTTTTCTCTCTGGAACATGATGTGTTAAGCCAGAAAACAATTTGA